A single Pantoea rwandensis DNA region contains:
- a CDS encoding DUF2474 domain-containing protein produces the protein MPIEVSKMKDGVTPSPWWKRVMWLVIIYGASVLALAVVASLFRMMMNAAGMHTH, from the coding sequence ATGCCAATCGAAGTCAGCAAAATGAAAGACGGAGTAACGCCGTCTCCATGGTGGAAGCGGGTGATGTGGCTGGTCATCATCTATGGAGCCAGTGTGCTGGCACTCGCTGTAGTGGCATCACTGTTTCGTATGATGATGAACGCAGCAGGCATGCATACGCACTAG
- a CDS encoding helix-turn-helix domain-containing protein gives MLSLNLKKQYINDLVDWIEANLTDELNIDLITLKSGYSKWHMQRMFKEMTGQTLASYTRKRRLTMSAMALRLTSMPLIDIAVRFGFDNQQNFTRVFKSHFSMTPGAYRRIPDMLMKDFHSRISTQRSWVNARLAEKPELQLCGEVIEWECRFGEYIDHHNQVVAQHTRDFVRFAGKHVSRGWLGFQFSPGVNSADQQHISLFQALESQYADVMPRNVQNWTGESGLYAEIDWHGAPEEINAFTAEIYYNHLPALGVARRAGKDLLKLDLKYSTPDLLQGTFYIPVSTC, from the coding sequence ATGCTCAGCCTGAATCTTAAAAAACAGTACATCAACGATCTGGTGGACTGGATAGAGGCGAATCTGACCGATGAGCTCAATATCGATCTGATTACCCTGAAATCTGGTTACTCCAAGTGGCACATGCAGCGCATGTTCAAAGAGATGACCGGCCAAACACTGGCCTCGTATACGCGTAAGCGTCGCCTGACCATGTCAGCGATGGCGCTGCGTTTGACCAGCATGCCGCTCATCGATATTGCCGTGCGCTTTGGCTTCGATAACCAGCAGAATTTCACGAGAGTATTCAAAAGCCACTTCTCCATGACGCCCGGCGCCTATCGCCGCATCCCGGACATGCTGATGAAGGATTTCCACAGTCGTATTTCCACGCAGCGTTCGTGGGTCAACGCGCGTCTGGCCGAGAAGCCGGAGTTGCAGCTGTGTGGTGAAGTGATTGAGTGGGAATGCCGCTTTGGCGAGTACATCGATCATCATAATCAGGTGGTCGCGCAGCATACCCGCGATTTTGTCCGCTTTGCCGGTAAACATGTCAGCCGTGGCTGGCTGGGATTCCAGTTCAGCCCAGGCGTGAATTCTGCCGACCAGCAGCACATTAGCTTGTTCCAGGCGCTGGAAAGTCAGTATGCCGATGTGATGCCGCGCAATGTGCAGAACTGGACCGGAGAAAGCGGCTTGTATGCCGAGATTGACTGGCATGGCGCACCGGAAGAGATCAATGCATTTACCGCAGAAATTTACTACAACCACTTGCCGGCACTGGGCGTGGCGCGTCGGGCAGGTAAAGATCTGCTAAAACTGGATCTGAAATACAGCACGCCTGATTTGTTGCAGGGCACGTTCTACATTCCGGTCTCCACCTGCTAA